A genomic segment from Tuwongella immobilis encodes:
- a CDS encoding UDP-3-O-acyl-N-acetylglucosamine deacetylase, which produces MTPRMIRLSPRYQRTLVRPVWVSGPGMITGQLVRLCFRPAPVDTGIIFVRTDLPGSPRIPAHADRVTDTRRRTTLGNAPATVTLVEHTLAALSGLRIDNCLVEINGVEPPGLDGSSLGFVQALQQTSIELQHQFRPRWTVTAPITVAHGPAMIRFHPADDQQTGLGLHYLLDYGADSPIPRQIASCHVTPASFVQELAACRTFVLEQEAEMFRQQGIGQHLGPRDLLVFGPRGLVENSLRFADEPSRHKMLDLLGDLALCGVDLVGDVVAYRSGHPLNVELAKTLAGLIRQTPFTTTRRVA; this is translated from the coding sequence ATGACCCCACGCATGATTCGACTCAGTCCGCGCTATCAACGCACGTTGGTGCGGCCCGTGTGGGTGAGTGGCCCGGGGATGATTACCGGCCAACTGGTTCGCTTGTGCTTCCGACCGGCACCGGTTGATACTGGCATCATTTTCGTTCGCACCGATCTTCCGGGATCGCCTCGCATTCCCGCCCATGCGGATCGAGTTACCGATACCCGACGACGCACCACGTTGGGCAATGCTCCCGCGACCGTGACGCTGGTTGAGCATACCCTGGCCGCGCTGTCGGGATTACGCATCGATAATTGCCTTGTCGAAATCAACGGAGTTGAGCCACCGGGACTGGATGGCTCCTCGTTGGGATTTGTGCAAGCCTTGCAGCAAACGTCGATCGAATTGCAGCATCAGTTTCGCCCGCGCTGGACCGTCACCGCCCCGATTACCGTGGCGCACGGGCCAGCGATGATTCGTTTTCACCCCGCCGACGATCAGCAAACCGGCCTGGGATTGCATTATCTGCTGGATTACGGCGCGGATTCGCCGATTCCCCGGCAGATTGCCAGTTGCCATGTCACCCCGGCGAGTTTCGTGCAAGAATTAGCCGCCTGTCGGACGTTTGTCTTGGAACAAGAAGCCGAAATGTTTCGACAACAGGGAATTGGCCAACATTTAGGGCCACGCGATCTGCTGGTGTTCGGTCCGCGAGGATTAGTAGAGAATTCGCTGCGATTTGCCGATGAACCTTCACGACACAAAATGCTGGATCTGTTAGGTGATCTCGCGTTGTGCGGTGTGGATTTGGTGGGCGATGTGGTTGCTTACCGATCCGGTCATCCGCTGAATGTGGAGCTTGCCAAGACTTTGGCGGGCCTGATTCGGCAGACTCCGTTCACCACGACTCGCCGAGTCGCGTGA
- a CDS encoding Gfo/Idh/MocA family protein gives MRQLRMAVIGVGHLGKEHARILAGLPEVDLVGVVDVNPAQAEMVADRCNTQAFDHYESLVGLVDAVSIVVPTVGHYDVAKTFLDRGIPVLVEKPIAATVEQAEEMVAIAQKRGVVFQVGHIERFNPAFEELSRRPIQPKFVECERHGPFTGRSIDIGAVLDLMIHDIDLLLALNRGGTVTEVEAVGAPVFGGHEDMVNARLKFTTGCIAHVTASRVSARPKRRMRIWAPEGYAGIDFVQKRLVLVQRSAELQRNGLQLHSLDAVSRARLKEEIFGRHLEVMDLDCTRSETGRDQLTSELLSFVHCVKTGTRPRVPGEDGLAALALAERIVAAMAEHSWNGVDSNAVGPFGMPMANGRLFERPHREAA, from the coding sequence ATGAGGCAGTTACGGATGGCCGTGATCGGTGTCGGGCATCTGGGCAAAGAACATGCTCGGATCCTGGCGGGGCTGCCCGAGGTCGATCTAGTCGGGGTGGTGGATGTCAACCCTGCCCAGGCCGAGATGGTGGCCGATCGCTGCAACACCCAAGCGTTCGATCATTACGAATCACTCGTTGGCTTGGTCGATGCCGTCAGCATTGTGGTCCCTACCGTGGGTCACTACGATGTCGCCAAGACGTTTCTGGATCGCGGAATTCCCGTGCTGGTCGAAAAGCCCATCGCCGCCACGGTCGAACAAGCCGAAGAGATGGTCGCCATTGCTCAGAAGCGCGGCGTCGTCTTCCAAGTCGGCCACATCGAACGCTTCAACCCGGCCTTTGAAGAACTCAGCCGTCGCCCCATCCAGCCGAAATTCGTCGAATGCGAACGCCATGGCCCATTCACGGGGCGGTCGATCGACATTGGCGCGGTGCTGGACCTGATGATCCACGATATTGACTTGCTGCTCGCGCTCAATCGCGGCGGTACGGTCACGGAAGTGGAAGCCGTGGGCGCTCCGGTCTTCGGCGGCCACGAAGATATGGTCAACGCTCGCCTAAAGTTCACCACCGGCTGCATCGCCCACGTGACTGCCAGTCGAGTCAGCGCACGACCCAAACGCCGCATGCGAATTTGGGCACCCGAAGGGTATGCGGGCATTGACTTTGTGCAAAAGCGATTGGTGTTGGTGCAGCGCTCCGCCGAGCTGCAACGCAACGGTCTGCAACTCCATTCGCTGGATGCGGTCAGCCGCGCTCGACTGAAAGAAGAAATTTTCGGGCGGCATCTCGAAGTCATGGATCTCGATTGCACCCGCAGCGAGACTGGCCGCGATCAACTGACCAGCGAACTGTTGTCGTTCGTTCACTGCGTCAAGACGGGCACCCGCCCGCGCGTTCCGGGCGAAGATGGCTTGGCCGCACTCGCACTCGCCGAGCGAATCGTCGCAGCAATGGCCGAACATTCGTGGAATGGTGTCGATTCCAACGCGGTTGGCCCGTTTGGAATGCCGATGGCCAACGGCCGATTGTTTGAACGTCCGCACCGCGAAGCCGCGTAA